The Brassica oleracea var. oleracea cultivar TO1000 chromosome C7, BOL, whole genome shotgun sequence sequence AGCCAACTGCAAAAGCTTACTAAGCGGTGCTTTAGTTAACCACGTCGAGAACCAGCTTCCTGGACTTGAGAACCGACCATTTCAGTCGCCTGTAGTACGCTGCTTGGAGCAGAGCAAGAGATAGTAGGAATATCCACTTGAAACCCATCTGCAAACAATGAAACCCAACACATTAACTGCCATCTCAAATATGAACCTATATAAGAGCTAGCTCCCGGTTTTAGCTGGTTCTTTGGATGAGTTTAGAAGCTGGGTTGGAAAGATTGTAAAAACTAGTCAAACCATGTTAGCAGCATATGAAGATGATTATGTCTTACCGCTAAGACTAAGACCTATTAGCATACTATACTTTCTACAAGACAACAAATCAAGTAACTTCATCTGAAATTTTCTCACATTAACCAAAATGCAATATGCATCAGAGAAAAAAGGGAAGATAAGCCTACCAACTTCCTCTCTTCCATTTCTGGTTCAGCTGCCCAAGACAAGAATGACACAACATCTTTACCCATCTGCGCCGCAATTGACAAAAAAAGTGAAGTTAAAACCATGACACTGACTGAACACTAAGCCAAACATCCGTGTGTCAATTATTTTAAATGAAGGAAAGCTAACCTGTGCCTCTGTGGCGGGTACACCATCTTCATACTCAACAGCTTCATCATTAAGCATTTTCGGCATAGCAATTGCTCCCCCAGGGAAATAAGGGTTGTAGTGTAACCCTTCTCTTATCTGTAGAATCATCATAGACTCTTTCACAACCAGGAAATCTGAATTCGAAGAAGTCTAATGTAGAAAATGAGATATAACTTACCGAAATGCCAGCAGGAGGGTCACGGTAACCCGTGAGAAGAGCAAAGACGTAATTTTGACCGTTGTGGCGTGCCTGGCAGGAAGTAGAATGGAACCACTTAGATTACTAAACTCAAGTTTGCTACAAATATTCAGTTTTAAGTCAAATAGTAACAGACCTTAGTGATAAGACTGAGATCAGGAGGATAGGCTCCACCATTAGCGAACCTTGCAGCGGATTCATTGGCATAAGGTTGAGGCAAGCGGTCACTGAGTTTACCAGGACGGGTGAACATCTCACCCTCATCATTAGGTCCATCAACAACCTCGACTTCAGCTGCCATTGCCTTTGCCTCTTCCTCAGTGTAGGCGACACCCACCAAATCACGGTATGAGATCAGAGACATTGAATGGCAAGATGCACAGACTTGCTGATAAACTTGATGCCCACGACGGATCCTGCTCATACAACATCAAACCTTCATCAGTTAAACAAGTATAGAAACAGTAAAGGTCTATTAGACCAAGTTTCACAGTCTAACTATATAAGGTAACAGGATAAGCACTTCAGCTTATAAAAGTAAAACAACCTATGACAGAAATACTACAAGGATGCTACCAACAAACAAGAGTGGTGACAATGAGTAGATAAACACTCACGAAGCATGATCATATGAGCTGAGAATGCCATCATGAGGCCAAGGGTAGTCTGGACAGGCCAGTCCGTGTTCGGCCTCATCAGCAGATGCTACTGTAGAGAAACTCAACAGCCCGGTAACACCAGCACCCAAGAGGGCAAATGCTCTTACACCCGAAGAATCAGCGTCCACATGAGCTTTCTTAGAAGAAAACCACGACAAGACCGGAGTTGCCTGCAGGAAAAAACACAAAACCAATGCTAAGAAAAAAAAAAGTCTGCGGCAAACAAATTAGTCACATGCTGAAAAAAAATACGCCCATTTCAAAAGATTGTTACAAATTATCCTTATACTTAGGTTCACACTGAAGCAGAAGCTATACACTAATCAAAAGGCACTACGAATTCAAAAGATGATTCTTTATCTCCCAAAGCACGAAGCTTTTACCCACCGCAACAAAGAAATCTCGAGGATTATCTCTTTAAAACAGATCCCAAGCTGAAATCTCACTCAACACAAATCAATATAGGATTATAAAAAAGGTTAATTGAGAGTGGGAAACATCTCACGACTGATTGGGAGTGAAGCTTCCTCCTGAGAATTTGCTGGATAACTCCTCCTCCAACCATTTGATTTGACGCTTTGTGGACCAAATCAACTCGCTGGAGAGCAAATAAAACGAATCGAAACAGAATCATGAAGCAGTGATAATGCACAAAGGCGAACAAGCCCTAGAAATCTGAGTCTACATACAGATCCGTCGATATCGATAGCTATCAATCAAATGTCAGATAACATATCGAAACGATTCGAATACGAAACATGGCTACAGAGAGAGAGAGAGACTAACCGGGAAATGAAGTGACGAGATCGGCGACGGAGACGATCGAGGGAACGAAGAAGAAGTAAAAAGGGGAACGAGAGAAAATGGGAGTTCCACGATGACACAGCGGCTGCTAACACACGATAGTTCTCTACCTTTTTGGGCCTATGGGCCAACGTCTAATTGTATGAGCCCATTTGTTTCTACGTATAATGCGGATTTTTGTTGCGTTGGAACCTTAAACCACCTCCAAAACGGGCTCTTAAAAAAAAACGGAAAAATTTAAATAAAAAATGGTATTAATGGACATAACCGGTGCTTTAATAAGAGAGTTTAGAAGTGGTTAAAACTCCTTACGTGGCAGTAGGGTATTGGCTTGATCATTTTACGCGAAAGGGAAAAAAACTCGGCTCTTCTCATTCGTAGTCGGTTCGTCTCTCTCATCTTCGAAATCTTTGGTCTTTGTCTTCGTCGTCGTCGATTGTGTCGAAATCTCCGAGGGAGATGATGAGA is a genomic window containing:
- the LOC106301601 gene encoding cytochrome c1 1, heme protein, mitochondrial, with translation MVGGGVIQQILRRKLHSQSVATPVLSWFSSKKAHVDADSSGVRAFALLGAGVTGLLSFSTVASADEAEHGLACPDYPWPHDGILSSYDHASIRRGHQVYQQVCASCHSMSLISYRDLVGVAYTEEEAKAMAAEVEVVDGPNDEGEMFTRPGKLSDRLPQPYANESAARFANGGAYPPDLSLITKARHNGQNYVFALLTGYRDPPAGISIREGLHYNPYFPGGAIAMPKMLNDEAVEYEDGVPATEAQMGKDVVSFLSWAAEPEMEERKLMGFKWIFLLSLALLQAAYYRRLKWSVLKSRKLVLDVVN